ACTGTTTCTGCCTAGTTTTCCGTGGAGGATCGATGAATAACCTATTACCTATCGGTATAGTTTGATATCGGAGTAAGTTTGGTAGGTGATCAAATGtaatttgaatttttattttttttgtgtcCATTTCTACAGAAGTCTGTCCCAAAACAATCTCAGTGGCCCAATTCCTAAAGCCATTGCAAACTTGAGCGATCTTCAAGTTGTTGACCTGTCTTGGAATGGCTTCTCCGGAAGCCTACCTAAGGAGCTGATAAACCTATCACACATTGTCTTGTTCAACATCTCACACAACCGGTTAGAAGGTGAACTCCCAGTTGGGGGATATTTCAATACAATCACCCCCTCATCCGTCGGTGGGAATCCATCTTTATGTGGTGCTGTAGTGAACCGCTCCTGTCCTGCTAACCATCAGAAGCCTATTGTTCTCAACCCAAACTCATCTTCTGAACCTGCTGCGAATTATAGGCGGAAGAAGATTGTTCTCAGCATCTCTTCTCTCATTGCGATTGGTGCCGCTGCTTTCATCGCCATCGGTGTCCTAGCTGTGTCTCTTCTGAATATTCATGCACGCTCTTCTATGTCACGTCCTACTGGCGGGGAAGGTTTGATCAGTTGTTCTCCCGACACCGATCCGAACTACGGTAAGCTTGTGATGTTTTCTGGTGATGCTGAGTTTGTTGCTGGGGCCCATGCGCTACTCAATAAGGACTGCGAGCTGGGTCGTGGAGGATTTGGAGTTGTCTACCGAACCGTCCTTCGAGATGGGCGTTCGGTGGCCATAAAGAAGCTGACCATGTCGAGTCTGATCAAGTCCCAAGAAGATTTTGAGAGAGAGATGAGGAACCTTGGGACGGTAAGGCACGACAATGTTGTAGCACTTGAAGGCTATTACTGGACGCCTTCGTTGCAGCTCCTGATTCATGAGTATGTATCCAGTGGGAGTTTGCATAAACACCTCCATGACGGAGGTGGTGGAAACTGGCGAGAAAGATTCAATGTGATTCTTGGGATGGCAAGAGGATTGGCTCATTTGCACGGGATGGGCATAATTCACTACAACCTGAAATCGACCAACGTTCTAATAGATGATGAGTCGGGGGAGGCCAAGGTGGGAGACTTTGGGCTGGCGAGGTTATTGCCCATGTCAGACCGATGCATCTTGAGCAGTAAAATACAGAGTGCGTTGGGTTACATGGCGCCTGAGTTTGCTTGCCGAACGGTCAAGATAACGGAGAAATGCGACGTGTACGGGTTCGGGGTGTTGGTGTTGGAAGTGGTGACTGGGAAGAGGCCGGTTGAATATATGGAGGATGACGTTGTCGTGCTATGTGACATGGTCAGGGGAGCGTTGGAGGATGGCAGGGTACACGAATGCGTTGACGGGAGGCTCTCTGGCGACTTCCCAGCAGATGAGGCCATTCCACTCATTAAGCTTGGACTTGTCTGTGCTTCTCAAGTGCCATCAAACCGACCAGACATGGACGAAGTCGTCAATATATTACAACTGATCCAATGCCCTTGTGAAGAAGCTCAACAACAGGATTTCAATTAACTTTTCTAATTTGTGTATTTTGGGTTTTCTCAAATTTTCCTATTTCGGTTTTGTGATTTTGTTTCGTTTACGGGATTCCTTTTCCCCGGTTAGATTATAGGATCAtgaatgttatttattttattttatgaaagAGGTGGTTATACTCGTTTACTTGCTACTTACGCACCATACTTATCTTTAGAAGAATGAGATGAAGATCTTTGAAAGAAAACTAGTATAGGAAATTTACAAGTAATGATGCTATATAATTAATACACAGTCCATTTAATAGTAGTAATACTAATTACAACTAGTAATTCTTTATACAAAGCAAAGCAAAAACAAAAACAAAGCATGCATCAATACTCGTTTCAAGCAGAGCATGCTTTGAAATCATGAATATAAAAATAATTCTAATAAGTAGTGCTGGTGAATTGGTGTTGGACCCTGAGGGAACCATTTCATCAAAGAAATAAAGCTTTGCTTtggacaccatcatcatcatcttctgtaTCTAAACTAATTATTACTCTTTTAACTTTCGCTTTACAATCATTCTTCTTTCCTTTTGCTTGTTTCACTCTTAAGGAAATCTGAAGATCGATCAGTTCATTCAAGTGAAATAAAAAAGGTACTTGAATGGAATTATTACGAGTAGAGATGGTATTGGTTAATTGTCTGATTAATATAATCAAACAACCTTACGAGGAAATGTGTACATCTACTTGTCTTCCCTCTTTTCTACCGTAAATGTAAAAATCCATATAAGTAGTAATGTTATTCCTATCAAGGCCAAAACAAAAAACTATGAAGGCATAAATAGTAGTATTGTAtgtgtgtattatatatatatatatcccaatATTCATTCATATACATCCGTTTGATGTTACAGCAGCTGCTATGCTCTGCATGTGTCCTACTTTTTTGTATTTCTTCCTTCATTTCATTCAGTATATACATTAGTCTTACAGTTCATCATGGTCGAGAAAAGACTCTAACTGATTCTTCTTCCGGCAACCCCAATGGCATTTCCAGGAACACTGAGAGTTGAAAGTAGCAATCCTTTTAGAATGGAGAGAGATTATGTTTGCTGTGGAACGAGATTTGGAAAGAACAATAGCATAGCCGTCATCCATATAGTCTGTGCCTTCAGGAAACACTTGCCACAGCAAACTGCCACCCCCACTCCCTCCTTGCTTTGTGGAGTTCAACAGGGTCTTGTAGACCGTGCTGATCAGCGTATCACGGTATGTCGAATTGTATCCAGGATCTTTTGTAGACACGCCAAATTCAGAAAACACAACAGGCATTCCGAGATATCTCTCTGCATCTTCTATGTGAGCTTCTATCCATGATTTCGTAAATTGGAGATGAACATCAGAAATTGTTTGTGAAACCCTACACCATTAATTTAAACGTGCATACATGTTTCTTTAGGAATTTTTTATATGAACATTCAAGAGCAGAAGAAGAATCAAGAATGCATTTACCAAGAGTCAGCATAAATGTGAACTGAAGCAAAATCGACACCGAGAGACTGGTGATTCCTAATGAAATCAGTTCCAACTTGTGTGGCATATGAATTGGGGTTAAACTGAGCTCTATCAGGTGACGAGGGTCCGTAAAAGCCTTCCAATCCAATCTCCACCAAGTGCTTTGCATCGATACTCTTCACGTAGACTGCCATTTCTTCTATCCACGACTAGAGACAAAAAAACAGTAAGTTCATCGAGCCAATATAAGGGGATTTACAGATTCTTAATTGTGTGTTTGAAGCAAAACAAACCTGAAGAGTATTGCCAGAGGAATCCGAGACGCAACGAGGCTCGTTCATCAACTCCCAAGCAAAAATGGTTGGGTCGTTCTTATAAGTAACGTTTGTGATTGTGTTAACTCTATTTAGCACAGTCTGCGTTAAGAAACAGTTAGCCGATGGTTGGATGACTTGCAGCCTAGGAAAACCAAGCGCTAGGAGCTACGTACCTTGACATGAGCTTTGTAGTAACTTTTGAGAGTTGGATGAGCAAAGAAGTCATCATCATTCGTCAAATTGAGGCCCGCGGCCTTGCCCCATTTCACATATTGTGGCTTCCCACCATAAGCATCCCAATTATTCACCAATGACAGGATAAGCCTGATCTTGTACTTCTTTGCTTCGCTTACCACAAAATCCAACGCCTAATAGGGAATTGTTAATTTACCTGGTTAAAAGACGAGAAGTATTTATGATTAAAATAGTCACCTTGAAAACTTCTTCGTCATAGACTGAGGGAGATTTCTGAAGGGCTCGCCATTGACCGTCGTTAAAAGCCCAAGTCCTGCAAACGGTCAGACCAACTGAAGATGCTTGCTGGAAGACCTCGGTGACTTTCCCTCTGGTAGATTGGTCAGCAGCGAATACCATGAGCCAGTAAGTGTTGAAACCATTGATATAAAATGGTGCTCCGTCAAGGACAAATTGGTTTGCTTTCTTCTGCACCATTTCCCAAGCATCAGTATCCTCTGTCATGGCCCTGATAAAAATGCAGGTAGAGTAGATTGATTAGAGAGTGGAATTAAGTTGATAAATGTGGTTTGAAGAAATCTGAGGATCAGACTGATGCAATATGTGCATGTTACATATTTGAGATTACCCATGAGAAGAGGGAGAGAGGGCAAAGTGATGATCTGGGTCATGAATGGAGACTGAAATTTGGATCAAAATGGAGAGGAAGAGGATGGCAAATGTACGATATAAGTCCATAAGATTAATTAATTGTCCAACCACAAAGTGACATATTACAagttacatacatacatatatatatatatataaatgaagaaGGTGTGCAGTGAGGGGGAAGGAAGAGAAGTTGAGAGGACAGATACAATCCAGCAGAAGCACAGTAGCTAGCTTTGAAGGCAAGTCAAGGGAAATCAATTACTACTAACTCCCACCCAATGTTTACTAATTCCCATCTAACTGATCAGCCAGAAGTAGAAGGGTAGGTGAGGTCATGTGTGCTTTGCTTAGCTTAGCTGAAGACATTGCGGTTGTTTATGTATTTGTAGTGTCACTCACTCCAAATTcacaaaatacatacatacatacaagtcaAGCCATTGCGTTGTATTGTAGTTGAAGACATAAATAAATACTCAGcctttttttcttcgaaacatacatacatatttagaTTATCAGAAGAAGATGCAAATCAAATTAAAATTAAAGAGAAGAAGATGAAAGTTACCTCTCTTTCTTCAACCTCGGCTTTCTCTCTCCCATTTTTAGTACTGTTTGTTTCTCTtctcttcggtgtttcccatttttaTACAGTGAATTTATTTTATACTTATTATATTTTAGCGGCAGAAGAGAAGTGAGAAGCTGGATCCATCCAACAGGCCCATAACATAATATAATGTTTTCTGGCCCATTCCTAAAACAAACTCACTCTTTATTCAAAAGGCTGACTGACGTACGATGAGGCCGGTTAGCCATATATATATATGGGCCTTCATATTCTTTATCCTATGGATTGGGCGGGCCTTCCTTATATACATATCTTGACTTTTTAAGTTTTCTTCAAGTTGAACCATATCAATTTTGTACTCCACTAGATTTTGTCCAAAATTAATATCTTGACTTTCTAGTGCGTGTTAGTTTCCGATAGTGTTTTTTCGGCTGTAAATCTTCTTATAGCCGATAGAATAGAGATACTTCTTTcggtttgttttaattgtaatttaattgtaaattttattgtcaaatcaataTTCGATACATGACGTTTTAATTAAGAATCAAGTTTGTGTTgaattagtatttaaaaatataataaaataattaaaaagactATTATGAATAGAAGACAAATCCAATTTCTAATAGAAGACAAATCCAATTCCTAATTAATCTCTCTATCAAATCCGATTCCTAATTATATTATGATTTCAAAAAacacaataaaataattaaacaattaGATTTTATTCCTAATCTTATATACAATAGAGAAACATCTTTCAATTTGTTCCAATTGCAATTCAAttgcaaattttattgtcaaatcaacatcCGACACATGACGTTTAATTTAGAAATTAAGTTTTTGAGTTTAATTAGGAATCAAATTAAAATTTTAagttaacatttttttttattctaATTAAGAATTCAAAAAAAATAAGataatgattcctaataaaattctatCAATTACTTATTTCTAATCATATGAGATTCCTATTCTCTTTTATCTTTTacctttttttttaatataataattttattcctaatcaattttctatctattatttaaaaaattatttctaaaaaaattataatacactatatatatattttaattgaaaCGGGCATGTATTA
This region of Rutidosis leptorrhynchoides isolate AG116_Rl617_1_P2 unplaced genomic scaffold, CSIRO_AGI_Rlap_v1 contig603, whole genome shotgun sequence genomic DNA includes:
- the LOC139884803 gene encoding mannan endo-1,4-beta-mannosidase 6-like, encoding MTEDTDAWEMVQKKANQFVLDGAPFYINGFNTYWLMVFAADQSTRGKVTEVFQQASSVGLTVCRTWAFNDGQWRALQKSPSVYDEEVFKALDFVVSEAKKYKIRLILSLVNNWDAYGGKPQYVKWGKAAGLNLTNDDDFFAHPTLKSYYKAHVKTVLNRVNTITNVTYKNDPTIFAWELMNEPRCVSDSSGNTLQSWIEEMAVYVKSIDAKHLVEIGLEGFYGPSSPDRAQFNPNSYATQVGTDFIRNHQSLGVDFASVHIYADSWVSQTISDVHLQFTKSWIEAHIEDAERYLGMPVVFSEFGVSTKDPGYNSTYRDTLISTVYKTLLNSTKQGGSGGGSLLWQVFPEGTDYMDDGYAIVLSKSRSTANIISLHSKRIATFNSQCSWKCHWGCRKKNQLESFLDHDEL